Proteins encoded together in one Candidatus Paceibacterota bacterium window:
- a CDS encoding ATP-dependent Clp protease proteolytic subunit has translation MTKTKDKPKEVILNWIGEIKEDKLGKIIEQIQQALKKNKKATFKMYLQSGGGQSETGLAFYKWVKLNKIDLTVVGLSMIASSATVVFLSGKKRICTSETYFLFHRIQWQLTNKQSGPYDMEESVELMNMQKKQFEALYKKMNFSEQELQKITREGIIFTAEEARERGIVDEIIEI, from the coding sequence ATGACAAAAACAAAAGATAAACCAAAGGAAGTAATTTTAAACTGGATAGGTGAGATTAAGGAAGATAAGTTAGGTAAGATAATTGAGCAAATACAGCAAGCGCTGAAAAAAAACAAAAAAGCGACTTTCAAAATGTATCTGCAAAGCGGCGGCGGACAATCTGAAACAGGCCTAGCTTTCTATAAATGGGTAAAGCTGAATAAAATCGACTTAACCGTTGTAGGTCTGTCCATGATCGCATCCTCCGCAACTGTCGTTTTTCTCAGCGGGAAAAAAAGGATCTGCACTTCCGAAACCTACTTCCTGTTCCACCGGATACAATGGCAACTTACAAATAAACAAAGCGGACCATACGATATGGAAGAGAGCGTTGAATTAATGAATATGCAAAAAAAACAATTCGAGGCACTCTATAAAAAAATGAATTTCAGCGAGCAGGAATTACAGAAAATTACGCGCGAAGGAATAATATTTACCGCCGAAGAAGCAAGAGAAAGGGGTATAGTCGATGAAATAATCGAAATATAA
- a CDS encoding GNAT family N-acetyltransferase, with protein sequence MINIRKIEPRDYQQTSEMIISSIKESFKTLYSEKLIAGFCDKYSVDKLENRIKDMDLFVAEEDEKRSIMGIIGIKDNQLRTFFVHPEHQGAGIGRLLFNKLEEFAKEHGLQKIILEGSPLGEPIYKHFGFEKIGTIEKERNGEKYTDALMEKEIPAKNNDHPVFR encoded by the coding sequence ATGATCAATATCCGCAAGATCGAACCAAGAGATTATCAGCAAACCAGCGAAATGATAATCTCGTCAATTAAAGAATCCTTTAAAACGCTATACTCCGAAAAATTAATAGCGGGATTTTGCGATAAATACAGTGTTGATAAACTCGAAAATAGAATTAAGGACATGGACCTCTTTGTAGCTGAAGAAGATGAGAAACGATCAATAATGGGCATTATCGGAATAAAAGACAATCAGTTAAGAACGTTCTTTGTCCATCCGGAACATCAGGGTGCCGGCATCGGAAGACTCCTGTTCAATAAATTGGAAGAATTTGCCAAGGAGCATGGATTGCAAAAGATCATTCTTGAGGGAAGTCCTCTCGGAGAGCCGATATATAAGCACTTCGGGTTCGAGAAGATCGGCACTATTGAGAAAGAAAGAAACGGAGAAAAATATACAGATGCATTAATGGAAAAAGAAATACCGGCAAAAAACAATGACCATCCGGTCTTCAGATAA